From the Drechmeria coniospora strain ARSEF 6962 chromosome 02, whole genome shotgun sequence genome, the window TGGAGCAATAGTCCCAGATGAGCTTCTTCAACATGTCGGCTGGTGGATACGATTCCGTTTCCCCCTCTCCGATacccatcgccgccgcaaCAAGTCCCAGGATGTTGGCATCGTAGTCGCCGCTGAGACCGAGACCGCCAATCTTGGCCTTGAAGACCTCAGGGCTGTCGATTTTGACCGCAGTGTTCGTGTCAAAATCGTCCGCGCACTTCTCAATGAGCCCGTTGACGCCAGCTCTCCTGTGGTGTCTGAAGATAATCATGTCAGGCTTCTTGAAAATCTGACTCTGCAGCCGGTCATGAGAAATCTCGACTGGCGTACGACCAACGGCGTTCTCGCGGAGCAAAAGTTGGGGCTTGAATTCGACAAGCAGCTTGACGAGAGAAAGCATGTCGCACTTGACAGCAGTGTGCAAGCAAGTCTCGCCCGCGCCGTTGAGCATGTCCAGCTCCTTGCCTCCAGAGTAGCCCAAAAGTAGTTTCGTCATGGCCACAACAGCCTTCTGGTCGCCATACCCTTTGGGCAACCGGTTGTTGCGGTGGCGATGATAACGATAATATGAATCGTCGCTCGCGTCAGATACGCCGCAAATGGACGAGATCCAGGCATGCAGAGGTGTCAttccatcctcgtccaggcTCTGTCGCTGCAAGAACAGGTGACTTCGTAAGTCGGAGTCGAAAATATCGAACAGAAGCTTGACCTGGTCGGCCGTGGGGTtgccgacgagagcggcaTGGAGAATGTTCTCGCCCGCGGCATTCTTGACTGACTGGTTCGCACCGGCGGAAACCAGGAGCTTGGCGTACTCGACACGACCTAGCCTGCAGGCAAGCATCAATGGGGTATCGCCCTCGCTCGTCTTCTTCTCGAGAAACTCCGGAAACTCCTTGACGAGGTATCCGAGGAGCTCCACCgattcctcgtcgacgtcgctgAGTACGGCACAGTGCAGCACTAAATCGTCTATCGAATGGTCAGAAAGCGCCTTGCTCACGATGGTCCGGATACGACGACTTACTGTCTGCATCCAGCCATTTTGAGATGGCCCGGTCGAAGCCCTTCGGGCTTTCCCTCAGATTCTGGAGCCGCGCGTCATCCCGAGCCGCTTTGGACATGCCAAACTCGCGATACAGCCGATGAGGTGTATCGCTCAAGAAAAAAAGGACTCCTTCCAGGGATCCACCCAAGGCGGCGTGAAGAAGTGGTGGTGTTCTCAATCCACTGgtcctcgtcaccatgcCGCGTCCGGCTGTAGCCCAGTCCTGTCTGTAGAAACGGTCAATGTGACTGGTACGCAGAAACGGGTTTGCGAACGTGGGACCTACCTCTTCTTTCCATACACGGTCAGACCTTCGTAGTACCGTGGTTTCCCCTTGTCGACCTCAACACCGCTCTTCTTGACGAGGTGATCAAGCGGGATGCCTGCACCAGTTCGCTTGATAATCTGGCCGAGCAGCATGGTCTTGCCATGCTCCACAGCCCATCGAAAGTCAGACTCGGGGAAGGTGAATCTTTCTCCTGAatcctcgccatcatcatcggaAAACCCATCACTAGAATAGCGCTGGACCATATCCAACAGGATCTTGAGGCCATACGCATCATCCACGGCTAGAACGTGCCCAAAGAGGCTTCTTTTTTCGTGCTCTTTGGCTACCTCCGCATTCCCGACGACGAAACATTGGACGGTTTTGCAGATCTCATTCAGGGGCTTTGTGTGAGACTCCACCTGCATGGAAACCTTGCCGATGTCGTTAATGGTAAAGGTTTTGTCCACCTTTTCGGAAACAATTTGAGGTTCGTCGACCGACCCTTggctctcgtcgtcctcgctaTGAtattcttcgtcgtcgtcgtcacgctCGGTTTTCATCTTATATCGCAGCTTGTCCTTTTCGGGGGGTGACCATTGAGCCTTCAAAATTTCAAGAATCCCCCAAGCGACATCGTGGTGCCCTCGGAGGAAGGCCAGAGAAAAGGGAGAATTTCCCGATTGGTCTGCAATGGAAACCTTGAGAGGCGCCTGGTCTTTCCCGGTACCCCACGCTTCGAGAGTCATCGACTTGATATTTTCCAAGTTTCCTACCCATGCAGCCTCCATGCTATTTGCGGTCAGTACCAACGTGGCTCCAACAGTGGGCATGCTAACTCACAGCTGAATGTATCCGTCTCGCCTGGCATCATTTATGCTACTATCTAGAGTGAACCTGAAGGTAAATTCATAATTCTGCCGTTCCAGATGCCTGAAAGCTGGCCTGCTTGCCTGGTCCTGTTGCGTAACATCAGGATGCAATTCGGCAAATGGCTTGGCACCATTGTCCTTCAAAACTGTCTCCAGCTTCAATAAACCAGCCAGGGCGTCTTCTAtggcctccttcttctgAGCTGCTCCCGCGGAACTCTCAAGACGCTTTCGTTCCATTTCGTATTGGATGTCGTCTCGTTCGAAATCTTTCTTGATGCGCTCCACATCGTTCGAAACCGTCCAGTGTTGGTATGACCCGGGCTCATATTTAAgcatccattcatccatcccTGGTTTCAGAAAAGGTTTGTTGCGGTTCGGCGTTTCTCCAGTATATTCCTTCAGTTTCTGAACATGATCTCGCACCAGGTCCAATACGGATTCCCCCCAAGGATACGCGTGTGTGTGCTGATCGGCAAGCCGCCCCTGGGTTTCTGCCGTCAAGGTGTTTGGATCCGCACCATTTCTCAGGAGTGCCACAGCCGCATCAAAATTGCCCGTGCGAATGGCAAATATGAGCGGCTGTTCGGTGTGCCCGTGGTACATCCTGCGAGACTGCTCCAGGTTCGCCATGCTCAAATGAATCGGCGAAACCTTGGCTGAATTTTGCCAAGCGTCAAAGTCGACTTGAGCATTGGCACCAGCATTCAGAAGCATGAGTGTCAGGACTGAGTCTTCCTTCTCCACAGCGCTATGAATCGGAGAGTATGGCTGAGGGTTCCAGCCGTACCCGGTGAAGACGAGATGGTTGATGGCCACTTTGATGCCAGCCTTGTCCTCACTAAGCAACACGTCAATCATGTCATGTTTTCCGCTATCGACAAACTTCTGGAAAGCAGTGTAACCTTGCGAGTCGGCTTGAGACGAGGTGGCACCAAGCTTAAGGAGCAGCCTAGCCATGGATTTGGCCTTTTCTGGTGGGAGAGACAAGGCGAGCGTCAGCGTCAAGATGGCCGCGGTTCTGTCGGAGTCTGATTCGAGGAACTTGACGGGGAGAATCGAGTCCGCTCCGTACTGTTCGAGGTCAGTGTCTGGACCGGAGCAAGATGGCTGGCAGAACTTACATCGCATAGAAGCTTAACAGCCTCTTCATGGCCCTCGGCGATGGCCAGATGGAGGGGTGAGCATGGAATATCCCAGCTGAGAACATCAACCTGGTAGTAATCGGGTTCATCGTCcgactcgtcggcgatgacgccACCATCATTCTGGTCATTATTCTTTACCTTGACGAAACCGCCGGTGGCTACTGAATGAACTTCTGTTTCACTTCCAGCATCGTCAACAAGTTCACCGTCGGATTCGCCATCGGAttcctcggcttcctcggaTTTGTCGCTGAGAGGTTCAGCAGCCTCGTCCCGGATGTTCAATTTTCCTCGACGAAGGGTATCGTGTCTTTTTGAGAGCCTCTCCTCTTCCGCTGTTTCGTTCTCGATGCTCCTTTCCATCAATATTCGGATCATCTCCGTATTTCCCCTTGCAGATGCGAGGTGAAGGGCAGTCTTTCCAtccgccagcctcgccgtcaGTCGACAGCCGTGGTCAACGAGACATTTCATAATCTCGGGCGACGAAGTCATGACGGCAAGATGAAGAGGGGACCTTCCTGTGTAGTCCCGCTTATTCGGATTAGCATCTTCTTGCATCAGCCAGTTGCGAACGGCATCCACGTCTTGATCGACAATAGACTGGCATAGGCTTGCCGTGTTTCCGACATAGGCCATGTCAGTCCAGTCTTCCTCGGTCAGGGGATTGAATGAACCGATTTGCTGCCGTCCGGGGTTGTCGATGAGGAACGAGAGCTTCCCAGAGATGTAGATCTCGGCCTCCTTATCCGCAGTCTCGATCTCCTCTGGCGAAGCAGGCGTGGGGCAGGATCCGCAGCAATCCtcgacgatgtcgtcgacaCGGCCAAAAAAGGCGGGATGGCGATGAAGGTACACCTTGCGTTCCTTGGGTTGGTTCCATTCGGCATTGAGCAGCAAGTCTCGCGTGTAGCAAAGCTTTTCGATGTGCTTGGCGTTGAACTTTTCTCCGTAGGGCACGGTGAAGGTATGGTAATTGCTAACGTCCTCCTCCGATAGCCAGTCGGCAACCTCATCTTCATGGGAGTCCTTGATGTTGCTTCTGATGGCGAACCTGTAGTTGTTGTGCTTTTTCGGTCTTCCACGCTCCATTCGTCGCCTGTTCAGATAGTCCTCTCGTGCGGAGGTTGTCGGCAACTGCTCGAGAACCAGGAGCCTCGCGAGCCCGAGGGTTCGGCCGAAGCTCCTTTCGAAGATGGTCGGATCAATTCGACTCCGATCTAGGTCGGCCCAGTACACCTCAAAGTTGCGAT encodes:
- a CDS encoding ankyrin repeat protein gives rise to the protein MAALDTITLPAPHQELVKHIAQNPDASMVDIVAPYREYEACLRAMFAQDRKNPVLDDPYINVVPLFTDNTKDITTRARDLSQESDEEQARYIMALPDDKRRLHGSPATVADISAFQHNFNVFSESSLVEMDWSNVVAAGSSVVNCLLPVPDEFTGSKRKLREYYHEKFCPASDVDLFLYGLTHDEAIEKMKHIERAIRDALLNEVTVVRTKYAVTIASQYPVRHVQVGAAVPSLQIISPPNSVQIVLRVYKSVSEILTGFDIDAAGGAFDGKQVYVTPRALGSFITQINHIDLTRRSPSYENRLSKYSHRNFEVYWADLDRSRIDPTIFERSFGRTLGLARLLVLEQLPTTSAREDYLNRRRMERGRPKKHNNYRFAIRSNIKDSHEDEVADWLSEEDVSNYHTFTVPYGEKFNAKHIEKLCYTRDLLLNAEWNQPKERKVYLHRHPAFFGRVDDIVEDCCGSCPTPASPEEIETADKEAEIYISGKLSFLIDNPGRQQIGSFNPLTEEDWTDMAYVGNTASLCQSIVDQDVDAVRNWLMQEDANPNKRDYTGRSPLHLAVMTSSPEIMKCLVDHGCRLTARLADGKTALHLASARGNTEMIRILMERSIENETAEEERLSKRHDTLRRGKLNIRDEAAEPLSDKSEEAEESDGESDGELVDDAGSETEVHSVATGGFVKVKNNDQNDGGVIADESDDEPDYYQVDVLSWDIPCSPLHLAIAEGHEEAVKLLCDYGADSILPVKFLESDSDRTAAILTLTLALSLPPEKAKSMARLLLKLGATSSQADSQGYTAFQKFVDSGKHDMIDVLLSEDKAGIKVAINHLVFTGYGWNPQPYSPIHSAVEKEDSVLTLMLLNAGANAQVDFDAWQNSAKVSPIHLSMANLEQSRRMYHGHTEQPLIFAIRTGNFDAAVALLRNGADPNTLTAETQGRLADQHTHAYPWGESVLDLVRDHVQKLKEYTGETPNRNKPFLKPGMDEWMLKYEPGSYQHWTVSNDVERIKKDFERDDIQYEMERKRLESSAGAAQKKEAIEDALAGLLKLETVLKDNGAKPFAELHPDVTQQDQASRPAFRHLERQNYEFTFRFTLDSSINDARRDGYIQLMEAAWVGNLENIKSMTLEAWGTGKDQAPLKVSIADQSGNSPFSLAFLRGHHDVAWGILEILKAQWSPPEKDKLRYKMKTERDDDDEEYHSEDDESQGSVDEPQIVSEKVDKTFTINDIGKVSMQVESHTKPLNEICKTVQCFVVGNAEVAKEHEKRSLFGHVLAVDDAYGLKILLDMVQRYSSDGFSDDDGEDSGERFTFPESDFRWAVEHGKTMLLGQIIKRTGAGIPLDHLVKKSGVEVDKGKPRYYEGLTVYGKKRQDWATAGRGMVTRTSGLRTPPLLHAALGGSLEGVLFFLSDTPHRLYREFGMSKAARDDARLQNLRESPKGFDRAISKWLDADNDLVLHCAVLSDVDEESVELLGYLVKEFPEFLEKKTSEGDTPLMLACRLGRVEYAKLLVSAGANQSVKNAAGENILHAALVGNPTADQVKLLFDIFDSDLRSHLFLQRQSLDEDGMTPLHAWISSICGVSDASDDSYYRYHRHRNNRLPKGYGDQKAVVAMTKLLLGYSGGKELDMLNGAGETCLHTAVKCDMLSLVKLLVEFKPQLLLRENAVGRTPVEISHDRLQSQIFKKPDMIIFRHHRRAGVNGLIEKCADDFDTNTAVKIDSPEVFKAKIGGLGLSGDYDANILGLVAAAMGIGEGETESYPPADMLKKLIWDYCSTALAKHAGRRRLVSLNEANDVARRLGESYTTSRYFSVTNRTYDVDDDQKPEDDQTSEDGHDDFVSDFVVSETRMSHAWKFSDYEAEKAGTKSAR